In Alicyclobacillus macrosporangiidus CPP55, a single window of DNA contains:
- a CDS encoding sigma-54 interaction domain-containing protein, whose translation MEDWQAWRTLVAQLLDHLEEGVHVVDAQGRTVFYNAKMAAMEQMRPEDVLGRPIQEVFRFQETDGSTLLEAVREGRVTRNVRQTYFNSHGTRITTINHTYPLRMGDHVVGAVEIAHDVTRVERLQEHLAAGTGARYTFDAIIRASAAMDEVVEQARRAARTDSSILIVGETGTGKELLAQSIHQASPRAAGPFVAQNCAALPEALMEGILFGTAKGAFTGAIDRPGLFEQAHGGTLLLDELNAMSPVLQAKLLRVLQERTVRRLGDTKERRVDVRILATMNDDPLDALSAGRLRRDLFYRLSVVTLALPPLRERMEDVPVLVRTFIGKYNRLFGLNVQGVAPHLMRAFLRYHWPGNVRELEHTIEGAMNLVQGEEWVQMHHLPLYLRRRFEGEAEAPATAGVGSIAERRGRLRDRLAGYERAVLADVLARNGGNISAAARELGTTRQNLQYHLRKAGLRPRG comes from the coding sequence ATGGAAGACTGGCAAGCGTGGCGAACCCTGGTGGCGCAGCTGTTGGATCACCTGGAGGAAGGGGTGCACGTGGTCGACGCGCAAGGAAGGACGGTGTTTTACAACGCGAAGATGGCGGCGATGGAGCAGATGCGGCCGGAGGACGTCCTGGGGCGGCCCATCCAGGAGGTGTTCCGGTTCCAGGAGACGGACGGGAGCACCCTCCTGGAGGCGGTACGGGAGGGGCGCGTCACCCGCAACGTGCGCCAGACCTACTTCAACAGCCACGGGACGCGCATTACGACCATCAACCACACGTATCCCCTCCGGATGGGCGATCACGTCGTCGGCGCGGTGGAAATTGCCCACGACGTGACCCGGGTGGAGCGGCTGCAGGAGCACCTGGCGGCAGGAACCGGGGCCCGGTACACCTTCGATGCCATCATCCGCGCCAGTGCGGCGATGGACGAAGTGGTGGAGCAGGCGCGGCGGGCCGCGCGCACCGATTCCTCCATCCTCATTGTCGGGGAGACCGGGACCGGCAAGGAACTGCTGGCCCAGAGCATTCACCAGGCCAGCCCGCGCGCCGCGGGACCGTTCGTGGCGCAGAACTGCGCGGCCCTGCCCGAGGCGTTGATGGAGGGGATCCTGTTCGGGACTGCGAAGGGCGCGTTCACCGGCGCGATCGACCGGCCCGGCCTGTTTGAACAGGCCCACGGCGGGACCCTGCTGCTCGACGAGCTGAACGCCATGAGCCCGGTGCTGCAGGCGAAGCTCCTGCGCGTCCTGCAGGAGCGCACGGTGCGGCGCCTAGGCGACACGAAGGAACGGCGGGTGGACGTACGGATTTTGGCGACGATGAACGACGATCCGCTGGACGCCCTGTCGGCGGGGCGTCTGCGGCGGGACCTGTTCTATCGGCTGAGCGTCGTGACGCTGGCGCTGCCGCCCCTGCGCGAGCGGATGGAGGATGTGCCGGTGCTGGTGCGCACCTTCATCGGCAAGTACAACCGGCTCTTCGGGCTCAACGTGCAAGGGGTGGCGCCCCATCTGATGCGGGCGTTTTTGCGCTACCACTGGCCGGGCAACGTGCGCGAGCTGGAGCACACGATTGAAGGGGCGATGAACCTGGTCCAGGGGGAGGAGTGGGTGCAGATGCACCACCTGCCCCTGTACCTGCGCAGGCGGTTCGAGGGAGAAGCCGAAGCACCGGCCACGGCAGGCGTGGGCTCCATAGCGGAGAGACGCGGGCGCCTGCGGGATCGACTGGCTGGATACGAGCGGGCGGTTCTGGCGGACGTACTCGCCCGCAACGGGGGCAACATCTCGGCGGCGGCGCGGGAACTGGGGACCACGCGGCAGAACCTGCAGTACCACCTGCGCAAGGCTGGGCTGCGGCCGCGCGGGTGA
- a CDS encoding ornithine--oxo-acid transaminase, whose product MQTQSPALRLEEQYGAKNYHPLPVVLVRGEGVWVWDDQGNRYLDMLSAYSALNQGHRHPKIIRALKEQADRITLTSRAFCNDQLGRFYEKLAQLTGKDMVLPMNTGAEAVETAVKAVRRWAYDVKGVPDGQAEIIVCQGNFHGRTTTVISFSSDPEYQRGFGPLTPGFKVIPYGDITALRQAITPNTAAFLVEPIQGEAGIVIPPDGYLRQAYELCRDHRVLFVADEIQTGLGRTGRMFACDWEGVKPDVYILGKALGGGVFPVSAVAASREVLGVFDPGSHGSTFGGNPLACAVAIAALEVIEEEDLPGRSRRLGESFLTRLRTLHSPVIREIRGRGLFIGIELHTKARPYCERLMKEGLLCKETHEHTIRFAPPLVIDEETLDWAFERIERVLNDACEGGIRG is encoded by the coding sequence ATGCAGACGCAATCCCCCGCGTTGCGGTTAGAAGAACAGTACGGTGCCAAGAACTACCACCCGCTGCCCGTGGTGCTGGTGCGCGGCGAGGGCGTGTGGGTGTGGGACGACCAGGGCAACCGCTACCTGGACATGCTCAGCGCCTACTCGGCGCTGAACCAGGGCCACCGGCACCCGAAAATTATCCGGGCGCTCAAGGAGCAGGCGGATCGCATCACCCTCACCTCGCGCGCCTTCTGCAACGACCAGCTCGGCCGATTCTACGAGAAACTCGCCCAGTTGACGGGCAAGGACATGGTCCTGCCGATGAACACCGGCGCCGAGGCGGTGGAGACAGCCGTGAAGGCGGTGCGCCGGTGGGCGTACGACGTCAAAGGCGTGCCCGACGGGCAGGCGGAGATCATCGTCTGCCAGGGCAATTTCCACGGCCGCACGACCACCGTCATCTCCTTCTCGTCGGACCCCGAGTACCAGCGCGGCTTCGGTCCGCTCACGCCCGGGTTCAAGGTCATCCCGTATGGAGACATCACTGCCCTCCGCCAGGCCATCACGCCGAACACCGCCGCGTTCCTCGTGGAACCCATCCAGGGCGAGGCCGGCATCGTCATCCCGCCGGACGGCTACCTGCGGCAGGCGTACGAGCTGTGCCGCGACCACCGGGTGCTGTTTGTGGCCGACGAGATTCAGACCGGCCTCGGCCGCACCGGCAGGATGTTCGCCTGCGACTGGGAAGGGGTGAAGCCGGACGTGTACATCCTCGGCAAGGCCCTCGGCGGCGGGGTGTTCCCGGTGTCCGCCGTCGCCGCAAGCCGGGAGGTGCTCGGCGTGTTCGATCCCGGATCGCACGGGTCGACCTTCGGAGGCAACCCGCTCGCGTGCGCCGTCGCGATCGCCGCCTTGGAGGTCATCGAGGAAGAGGATTTGCCCGGGCGATCCCGCCGGCTCGGCGAATCCTTCCTGACGCGCCTGCGGACCCTGCACAGCCCCGTCATCCGCGAGATCCGCGGGCGGGGGCTGTTCATCGGGATCGAACTGCATACGAAGGCCCGGCCTTACTGCGAGCGGCTGATGAAAGAGGGCCTGTTGTGCAAGGAGACGCATGAACACACCATCCGCTTCGCACCACCGCTCGTCATCGACGAGGAGACGCTGGACTGGGCGTTCGAGCGGATCGAACGGGTGTTGAACGACGCCTGCGAGGGAGGGATCCGAGGATGA